Proteins encoded in a region of the Tripterygium wilfordii isolate XIE 37 chromosome 21, ASM1340144v1, whole genome shotgun sequence genome:
- the LOC119988995 gene encoding importin beta-like SAD2, which translates to MDLPSLAVILQAALSPNPNERKAAEQSLNQFQYTPQHLVRLLQIIVDNNCDLAVRQVASIHFKNFIGKNWAPHDPDEPQKISQSDKDMVRDHILVFVVQVPPLLRVQLGECLKTIIHADYPEQWPRLLEWVKHNLQDQQVYGALFVLQILARKYEFKSDEERVPVHRIVDETFHNLINIFNRLVQIVNPSLEVADLIKLICKIFWSSIYLEIPKQLFDPNVFNAWMILFLNVLERPVPPEGQPMDPELRKSWGWWKVKKWTVHILNRLYTRFGDLKLQNPENKAFAQLFQKNFAGKILECHLNLLNVIRMGGYLPDRVINLVLQYLSNSISKNSMYSLLQPRLDVLLFEIVFPLMCFNDNDQRLWEEDPHEYVRKGYDIIEDLYSPRTASMDFVSELVRKRVKDNLHKFIQFIVEIFKRYDEAPVEYRPYRQKDGALLAIGALCDKLKKTEPYKSELEPMLVRHVFPEFSSPVGHLRAKAAWVAGQYAHVNFSDPDNFHKALHSVVSGLRDTELPVRIDSVFALRSFIEACRDLNEIRPILPQLLDEFFKLMNEVENEDLVFTLETIVDKFGEEMAPYALGLCQNLAAAFWRCMNTAEADDDVDDPGALAAVGCLRAISTILESVSRLPDLFVQIEPTLLPIMRRMLTTDGQEVFEEVLEIVSYMTFFSPTISLDMWSLWPLMIDALADWAIDFFPNILVPLDNYISRGTQHFLSCKEPDYQRSLWHMISSVMADKNLEDNDIEPAPKLIEVVFQNCTGQVDQWAEFYLSITVERLRQTEKSYLKCLLIQVIADALYYNATLTLSILHKLGVATEIFNLWFQMLQQVKKSGVRANFKREHDKKVCCLGLTSLLTLPADKLPGEALSRIFNATLDLLVAYKDQVAEAAKEEEAEDDDDMDGFQTDDEDDDDDKEMGVDAEDGNEADSIRLQKLAAQAKAFRPNDDDDDDSDDDYSDDEELQSPIDEVDPFIFFVDAVKAMKASDPLRFQTLTQTLDFHHQALANGVAQHAEQQRAEIEKEKMEKASTAAGVS; encoded by the exons ATGGATCTCCCTAGCCTCGCCGTTATCCTTCAGGCCGCTCTTAGTCCCAACCCGAATGAACGCAAAGCTGCTGAGCAAAGCCTCAATCAG TTTCAGTACACACCGCAGCATCTTGTGAGACTGCTGCAGATAATTGTGGACAATAACTGCGACTTGGCTGTGCGGCAAGTTGCTAGTATTCACTTCAAGAACTTCATTGGCAAGAACTGGGCACCTCACGATCCAG ATGAGCCACAGAAGATCTCCCAGAGCGACAAAGATATGGTGAGAGATCATATTCTCGTGTTTGTTGTGCAAGTTCCTCCTCTTTTGAG GGTACAGCTCGGTGAGTGCCTCAAGACTATTATCCATGCTGATTATCCAGAGCAGTGGCCGCGCCTTCTTGAATGGGTGAAGCATAACTTACAGGATCAGCAAGTTTATGGAGCTTTGTTTGTGTTGCAGATTCTTGCTAGAAAATACGA GTTCAAATCAGATGAAGAGAGGGTACCAGTTCATCGTATTGTTGATGAGACATTTCATAATCTTATAAATATATTCAACAGGCTTGTCCAGATTGTAAACCCTTCATTGGAAGTGGCTGATTTGATCAAGCTAATTTGTAAAATATTCTGGTCATCTATATAT TTGGAGATCCCGAAGCAGCTTTTtgatccaaatgttttcaatgctTGGatgattttgttcttaaatGTTTTGGAGAGGCCTGTCCCCCCAGAAGGCCAGCCTATGGATCCTGAGCTCAGGAAATCATGGGGTTGGTGGAAGGTGAAAAAATGGACTGTTCACATTTTAAACAGGCTGTATACTAG GTTTGGAGATTTGAAACTTCAAAATCCAGAAAACAAAGCTTTTGCTCAACTGTTTCAGAAGAATTTTGCAGGGAAAATTTTGGAGTGTCACTTGAATTTGTTGAATGTGATCCGTATGGGTGGGTATTTACCTGACAGAGTCATCAACCTTGTTCTTCAGTATCTAAGCAACAG TATCTCGAAGAATAGTATGTACAGTTTGCTGCAGCCTCGACTTGATGTTCTGCTGTTTGAGATAGTTTTTCCACTAATGTGCTTCAATGATAATGATCAGAGGCTCTGGGAAGAAGATCCACATGAGTATGTAAGGAAGGGTTATG ATATTATTGAAGATTTATATAGTCCAAGGACTGCTTCCATGGATTTTGTCAGTGAGTTGGTTCGGAAACGTGTGAAAGACAACCTTCACAAGTTTATTCAATTCATTGTGGAGATTTTTAAGAG ATATGATGAAGCACCAGTTGAGTATAGACCCTATCGCCAAAAGGATGGTGCGTTACTGGCTATTGGGGCACTTTGTGATAAACTGAAGAAGACTGAACCCTACAAATCTGAGTTAGAGCCTATGTTAGTGAGGCATGTTTTCCCTGAGTTCAGCAGTCCTGTTGGTCATCTTAGAGCCAAG GCAGCGTGGGTTGCAGGGCAGTATGCTCATGTTAACTTCTCTGATCCAGATAATTTCCATAAAGCATTGCATAGTGTTGTTTCTGGTTTGCGAGATACGGAGCTTCCTGTACGTATTGATTCAGTTTTTGCATTGCGATCCTTTATTGAAGCATGCAGAG ATTTAAATGAGATACGCCCAATCCTTCCTCAACTTCTTGATG AGTTCTTCAAACTTATGAATGAGGTTGAGAACGAGGACCTTGTTTTTACGCTAGAGACTATAGTCGACAAATTTGGGGAGGAGATGGCGCCCTATGCTCTTGGATTATGCCAGAATCTG gCTGCTGCGTTTTGGAGGTGTATGAACACTGCTGAAGcggatgatgatgttgatgatccTGGAGCTTTGGCGGCAGTTGGTTGTTTACGTGCTATAAGCACAATTCTAGAATCAGTCAGCAGACTTCCTGACCTTTTTGTCCAAATTGAGCCAACTTTGCTTCCTATAATGCGCAGGATGCTGACAACTGATGGTCAAG AGGTCTTTGAAGAAGTTTTGGAGATTGTTTCCTATATGACATTCTTCTCTCCGACAATATCTCTGGATATGTGGAGTCTTTGGCCTTTGATGATAGATGCATTGGCAGATTGGGCTATTGACTTCTTCCCAA ATATTCTTGTCCCTTTGGACAACTATATATCCAGGGGAACACAGCATTTTCTCAGTTGCAAGGAACCGGACTACCAACGGAGCCTTTGGCATATGATTTCTTCC GTCATGGCTGACAAAAATTTAGAGGACAATGATATTGAGCCTGCTCCTAAGCTCATTGAAGTAGTTTTCCAGAATTGCACAGGTCAGGTGGATCAATGGGCTGAGTTTTATCTGAGCATCACTGTTGAGCGGTTGCGTCAAACTGAGAAGTCATACTTAAAATGTCTTCTCATACAAGTG ATTGCAGATGCTCTTTACTATAATGCAACTTTGACACTCAGCATATTACATAAACTTGGTGTTGCCACAGAGATCTTCAACCTTTGGTTCCAAATGTTGCAACAAGTGAAAAAGAGTGGTGTTCGGGCTAATTTTAAAAG GGAGCATGATAAGAAAGTTTGCTGCTTGGGGTTGACATCACTACTGACACTCCCTGCTGATAAGTTACCGGGAGAGGCATTGAGCCGCATTTTCAATGCCACTCTTGACCTGCTAGTTGCATACAAGGATCAAGTTGCAG AAGCTGCAAAAGAGGAGGAGGccgaagatgatgatgatatggaTGGCTTCCAaactgatgatgaagatgatgatgacgacaAGGAAATGGGAGTTGACGCGGAGGATGGCAATGAAGCTGACAGCATTAGGCTTCAAAAACTTGCTGCACAG GCAAAGGCTTTCCGGCCTAATGACGATGACGATGACGATTCAGATGATGACTACAGTGATGATGAAGAGTTGCAGTCACCTATTGATGAGGTGGatcctttcattttttttgtggatgctGTCAAAG CTATGAAAGCATCGGATCCATTGAGGTTCCAGACCCTTACACAAACACTTGACTTCCATCATCAGGCGCTTGCAAATGGTGTTGCCCAGCATGCTGAACAGCAGAGAGCAGagattgaaaaggaaaagatggAGAAGGCATCCACTGCTGCTGGTGTTTCATAA